The genomic region CTGGCCGGCCCGGGGGTGGCGGCATGACCACGGCGACCGACTCCGCGGTGACCCGGCAGACCCAGGACTACCTCGCGGCGGTCGAGCACGAGCTCGCCGATCTGCCCGCGGAGGACCGCAGCGCGCTGCTGGAGGACCTCGCGCTCCACCTCGAGGCTCTCGCGCAGGAGGACGACGACCGTCCGGTCGCCGTCCGCCTGGGCCCGCCGGCCGACTACGCCGCTGATCTCCGGGCCGCCGCCGGCCTGCCTCCTCGCGGGAGCAGCGCCCGGCCCGAGACCGTCGGACTGCGCGAACGGCTCGAGGGTGTCCTGTCCTCGCCCCACGTCGCCCGGACCGCGCGCGAGATGCGTCGCCTGCTCGGCGAGTTGCGACCGGCGTGGTGGGTGCTGCACGGCTACCTGGTGGTCCTGCTGCCCTGCCTGCACGAACGGGACGGGGTGAGCGACTTCCCGGTGCCCGCGCCGCTGGACGATCACCTGCTCGGCGCCGTGCTCGTCCTCGCGGCGGTCGCCGGGTCCGTGGCGCTGGGCCGACGACGGCTGCTCCGCCCGTGGGGGGTGCTCGTCGCGGCGGCCGGTGTCGTCCTCCTGTTCTTCACCTTCGTGGCGTGGGACAGGTCCGAGGTCTCC from Blastococcus colisei harbors:
- a CDS encoding HAAS signaling domain-containing protein, producing the protein MTTATDSAVTRQTQDYLAAVEHELADLPAEDRSALLEDLALHLEALAQEDDDRPVAVRLGPPADYAADLRAAAGLPPRGSSARPETVGLRERLEGVLSSPHVARTAREMRRLLGELRPAWWVLHGYLVVLLPCLHERDGVSDFPVPAPLDDHLLGAVLVLAAVAGSVALGRRRLLRPWGVLVAAAGVVLLFFTFVAWDRSEVSRGANLDAAGFSPPEQAVGEYPLLSRYGPVTDVLPYAADGTPLEGVLLYDQDGRPLQVGFQEWWADGCRRVLEPPRAADGGPVSWSFPQTYELDRALEPNALGIDGSPVPTSQCDAELLRPELPLPQFSSPAP